One segment of Solanum lycopersicum chromosome 1, SLM_r2.1 DNA contains the following:
- the LOC101252723 gene encoding protein RBL isoform X1: MMDAPIIDPLQGVFPEIIEEYLESGIMKCIAFNRRGTLLAAGCADGTCIIWDFGTRGIAREFKDDDSVASITSVCWSKYGHRILVSAADKSLSLWDVVRGEKITRITLQQTPLQARLYPRSTTPSICLVCPLSSAPMIVDLETGSVTVLPVLPAEGGNGVAPPSKNKFSDGSAPFTPTSACFNKYGDLVYVGNSKGEILIVDYRSVQVRGIVLVPGNAVIKNIVFSRNGQYLLINSTDRTIRIYENLLPVKNALAGLDEATKDLNDLEGVEKLKAVGALCLTLFREFQDSVTRVHWKAPCFSGDGEWVVGGSANKGEHKIYIWDRAGHLVKILEGPKEAIVDLAWHPVNPVVVSVSLSGLVYIWAKDFTENWSAFAPDFKELEENEEYVEREDEFDLNPEIEKVKGSDVNEDEDVDIDGLENDSAFSDSDLSEDEICFLPADPIPDAPEQQDKCVGSSSKLGESGSPFSEEAGQNGPANHESSPFEGEDTGTTGLKRRRKPSEKVLEQQAEKVKKPPQKTKPSGKPQN, from the exons CTGGATGTGCTGATGGAACTTGCATTATCTGGGATTTTGGGACCAGAGGCATTGCAAGAGAATTCAAGGACGATGACTCTGTTGCCTCTATTACGAGTGTTTGTTGGTCAAAGTATGGTCATCGCATACTTGTCTCCGCTGCTGATAAGTCCTTGTCACTCTGGGATGTTGTCAGAGGAGAGAAGATTACTCGGATCACTCTACAGCAAACCCCTTTACAAGCTCGCCTATATCCTAGGTCCACTACTCCATCTATTTGCTTGGTGTGCCCCCTTTCATCTGCTCCTATGATTGTTGACTTGGAGACAGGAAGTGTGACTGTGCTCCCTGTCTTGCCTGCTGAAGGAGGGAATGGGGTTGCTCCtccttcaaaaaataaattttcagatGGATCTGCCCCATTTACTCCTACTTCTGCTTGCTTTAACAAGTATGGAGATCTGGTGTATGTGGGGAACTCCAAAGGGGAAATACTAATAGTTGACTACAGAAGTGTTCAAGTGCGTGGTATCGTTCTTGTTCCAGGCAATGCTGTTATAAAGAATATCGTGTTTAGCAGAAATGGACAGTATCTCTTAATAAATTCAACTGATCGTACAATAAGGATTTATGAGAACCTTCTTCCGGTAAAAAATGCTCTTGCGGGTCTAGATGAAGCAACCAAAGACCTGAATGATCTGGAAGGGGTCGAGAAGCTGAAAGCTGTTGGAGCGCTATGTTTAACTTTGTTTCGGGAGTTTCAGGATTCTGTCACCCGAGTGCACTGGAAAGCTCCGTGTTTTAGTGGTGATGGTGAGTGGGTTGTTGGTGGTTCTGCTAACAAAGGGGAGCACAAGATCTATATTTGGGATCGGGCTGGTCATCTTGTGAAAATTCTAGAAGGACCAAAGGAAGCGATAGTGGATCTAGCTTGGCATCCTGTCAACCCTGTTGTAGTCTCTGTTTCTCTGTCTGGGTTAGTCTATATATGGGCGAAGGACTTCACCGAGAATTGGAGTGCATTTGCTCCCGATTTCAAGGAACTTGAAGAAAATGAGGAGTATGTTGAAAGGGAAGATGAATTTGATCTCAATCCTGAAATTGAGAAG GTTAAAGGGTCTGATGTCAACGAGGATGAAGATGTTGATATAGATGGTCTGGAGAATGATTCAGCTTTCAGTGATTCAGATTTGTCGGAAGATGAAATTTGCTTTCTGCCTGCTGATCCAATTCCTGATGCTCCAGAGCAACAGGACAAGTGTGTTGGTAGTAGTTCAAAGCTAGGTGAGAGTGGGTCTCCTTTTTCAGAAGAGGCTGGACAAAATGGGCCAGCGAATCATGAGTCCAGTCCATTTGAAGGCG AGGACACAGGCACGACAGGCttgaaaaggagaagaaaaccTTCAGAGAAAGTATTGGAACAGCAAGCTGAGAAGGTTAAGAAACCCCCACAGAAGACGAAGCCATCTGGTAAACCTCAAAACTAA
- the LOC101253228 gene encoding inactive protein RESTRICTED TEV MOVEMENT 2 has product MAMRPRGGGVGPNRGPAARAVYEDFRPVHERHQDEEAEKLVIYLPGFMKENIRVSTEGKNTVRVRGERFVGGNKWHRFQEDFQAPDDCNMRGIHAKFENGILIITMPWKMPKQLADEHTKQSAPIIPHKDDNVPPRTTHPTVETPRKTTAQRADKDQDSTRNETSKTTYPTTEATPKKPTHLKPTAQLPKPQHDDKDKVSTRNETMGSAESSKTQNGDNVPPKTTYPTTQAAPRKPTPLKPTAQLPKPENTDNDQDSRVKEMKFFDDQLMSPESSKTQMGDEDIDFPALRATTLGKTSGEREKPKDEKKIFEGLVGSIEPKIQKSKEENLDQNRTQLIKSGKDVGKEESHDAGGKIVAEKIKDLREEFQEQVGQKGSKEKESTSNVAAGTSFYTGSISNLKKSIVELNEERQLLVNAGAAVMVIMALGTYVYYSIRSGRTE; this is encoded by the exons ATGGCAATGAGACCAAGAGGCGGTGGCGTTGGACCTAATCGGGGACCTGCAGCACGGGCAGTTTACGAAGATTTTAGGCCTGTTCATGAGCGGCATCAAGATGAAGAAGCTGAAAAACTAGTTATTTATCTTCCTG GTTTCATGAAGGAGAACATCAGAGTGAGTACAGAAGGCAAGAACACAGTGAGAGTGCGTGGAGAACGGTTTGTAGGAGGCAACAAATGGCATCGCTTTCAAGAAGATTTCCAAGCACCTGATGACTGTAACATGAGAGGCATCCATGCCAAATTTGAGAATGGAATCCTCATTATCACTATGCCATGGAAAATGCCAAAGCAGTTAGCCGATGAACACACAAAACAATCCGCTCCCATAATCCCTCATAAGGATGATAATGTTCCTCCCAGAACCACTCATCCAACTGTTGAAACCCCAAGAAAAACCACAGCTCAACGTGCTGACAAAGATCAAGATTCTACAAGAAATGAGACATCAAAGACAACTTACCCAACTACTGAAGCCACCCCAAAAAAACCAACCCATTTAAAACCCACAGCTCAACTGCCAAAACCTCAACATGATGACAAAGATAAAGTATCTACAAGAAATGAGACAATGGGGAGTGCTGAATCATCAAAGACTCAAAACGGCGATAATGTTCCTCCAAAAACAACTTATCCAACTACTCAAGCCGCTCCAAGAAAACCAACCCCTTTAAAACCCACAGCTCAATTGCCAAAGCCTGAAAATACTGACAATGATCAAGATTCTAGAGTAAAGGAAATGAAATTCTTTGACGACCAATTGATGAGCCCTGAATCATCAAAGACTCAAATGGGTGATGAAGATATAGATTTTCCAGCTCTTAGAGCAACAACATTAGGAAAAACTAGTGGTGAAAGGGAAAAAccaaaagatgaaaagaaaatctTCGAAGGTCTAGTTGGGAGTATTGAGCCAAAGATTCAAAAGAGTAAAGAAGAAAACTTGGATCAGAACAGAACACAACTGATCAAAAGTGGCAAGGACGTTGGAAAGGAGGAGAGCCATGATGCAGGTGGAAAGATCGTTGCCGAAAAGATTAAAGATTTAAGAGAAGAGTTTCAAGAACAGGTTGGCCAGAAAGGatcaaaagaaaaggaaagtacAAGTAATGTAGCTGCTGGTACCTCTTTTTATACTGGCAGTATTAGCAACTTGAAGAAAAGCATTGTGGAACTAAATGAAGAGAGACAACTGCTTGTTAATGCTGGAGCTGCTGTGATGGTGATTATGGCTCTTGGGACTTATGTTTACTACTCCATCAGATCAGGGAGAACTGAGTAA
- the LOC101254239 gene encoding uncharacterized protein, producing MGKKSWVWWFVTMMLWWSKIAMGEEYIKYKDPEQPVGVRVKDLIGRMTLQEKIGQMIQIDRTVATIQIMKDYYIGSVLSGGGSTPLPKATAADWVNMVNDYQNGSMSTRLGIPMIYGIDAVHGHNNVFNATIFPHNIGLGAARDPELMRRIGDATALEVRATGIPYVFAPCIAVCRDPRWGRCYESYSEDPKIVQEMTDIIIGLQGEIPNGSRKGIPYIAGKKKVAACAKHFVGDGGTTKGVNENNTVTDKHELLSIHMPAYDDSIIKGVATVMASYSSWNGRKMHADHDLVTGFLKGTLRFKGFVISDWQGIDRLTSPPHANYTYSVETSILAGVDMVMVPYNFTEFINDLTYLVKNNFIPTDRIDDAVERILSVKFTMGLFENPYTDFSLINEVGSQEHRNLAREAVRKSLVLLKNGKTANNPLLPLPKKVSRILVAGSHADNLGYQCGGWTITWQGFSGNDATSGTTILGAIKSAVDPRTEVIYFENPDSKYATSSGFDYAIVVVGEHPYAESAGDSPTLTVADPGPDVINNVCQSVKCVVIVISGRPLVLEPYLPSIDALVAAWLPGTEGQGITDLLFGDYGFTGKLPRTWFRTVNQLPMNVGDPHYDPLFPFGFGLTTSKSTIARSVSAGAADERPYVLGIMVSVIIGLYIQCLVLT from the exons ATGGGTAAGAAAAGTTGGGTTTGGTGGTTTGTGACTATGATGCTATGGTGGAGCAAGATTGCAATGGGTGAGGAGTACATCAAGTACAAGGACCCAGAACAACCAGTTGGGGTTAGAGTTAAAGATCTTATTGGTAGAATGACCCTTCAAGAAAAGATTGGACAGATGATTCAGATTGATAGGACTGTTGCCACAATTCAAATAATGAAAGACTACTATATTG GGAGTGTATTAAGTGGTGGGGGAAGTACTCCACTTCCGAAAGCTACTGCCGCAGATTGGGTTAATATGGTGAATGACTACCAAAATGGTTCTATGTCAACTCGCCTTGGGATACCAATGATATATGGGATTGATGCTGTTCACGGACACAACAATGTTTTCAATGCCACCATATTTCCACATAACATCGGGCTTGGAGCTGCCAG GGACCCTGAACTCATGCGAAGAATTGGTGATGCTACTGCTCTTGAAGTCAGAGCTACAGGGATTCCTTATGTATTTGCTCCTTGCATCGCT GTTTGCAGAGATCCTAGGTGGGGTCGCTGTTATGAAAGTTATAGTGAAGATCCCAAGATTGTTCAAGAAATGACAGATATTATAATTGGGTTACAAGGCGAGATTCCTAATGGTTCAAGGAAGGGGATACCTTATATTGCTGGAAA GAAAAAGGTGGCTGCTTGCGCAAAGCACTTTGTTGGTGATGGGGGCACAACTAAGGGTGTTAATGAGAATAACACTGTGACTGACAAGCATGAGTTGCTGAGTATCCACATGCCCGCCTATGACGACTCAATTATTAAAGGTGTTGCTACGGTTATGGCTTCTTATTCTAGCTGGAATGGCAGAAAGATGCATGCTGACCATGATCTAGTTACTGGTTTTCTCAAGGGTACACTCAGGTTCAAG GGTTTTGTCATCTCAGATTGGCAGGGTATTGACAGACTTACCTCTCCACCTCATGCCAACTACACTTATTCAGTTGAGACTAGCATTCTAGCTGGTGTCGACATG GTTATGGTCCCATATAATTTTACCGAGTTTATCAATGATCTGACTTACCTCGTCAAGAACAATTTTATCCCAACGGATCGGATTGATGATGCAGTGGAGAGGATTTTGTCAGTTAAATTTACCATGGGACTTTTTGAGAACCCCTACACTGATTTCAGCCTGATCAACGAGGTTGGCAGCCAG GAACACAGGAACTTAGCAAGAGAAGCTGTGCGGAAATCTCTTGTGCTGCTGAAAAATGGGAAAACTGCTAATAACCCATTGTTACCTCTTCCTAAGAAAGTGTCTAGAATTTTGGTTGCTGGTAGCCATGCTGATAACTTAGGTTATCAGTGTGGCGGATGGACTATTACTTGGCAGGGGTTTAGTGGTAATGATGCTACAAGTG GAACTACCATCCTCGGTGCAATAAAATCTGCAGTTGATCCAAGAACAGAAGTCATCTATTTTGAGAATCCTGACAGCAAGTATGCTACTTCTAGTGGCTTTGACTATGCTATTGTGGTTGTCGGTGAGCACCCTTATGCTGAGAGTGCAGGAGACAGTCCTACTCTCACAGTGGCAGATCCTGGACCTGATGTCATTAACAATGTTTGCCAATCTGTGAAGTGTGTTGTCATAGTCATATCTGGTCGACCACTCGTTCTTGAACCATATCTACCTTCAATTGATGCGCTTGTAGCAGCCTGGTTACCTGGAACTGAAGGACAAGGTATCACTGATCTTCTCTTTGGGGACTACGGATTTACTGGAAAACTTCCAAGAACATGGTTCAGAACTGTTAATCAACTTCCAATGAACGTTGGTGACCCTCACTATGATCCATTGTTTCCCTTTGGATTTGGACTCACAACATCTAAGTCAACTATAGCAAG GTCTGTATCGGCTGGTGCTGCTGATGAAAGGCCATATGTTCTTGGTATCATGGTTTCTGTAATTATTGGTTTATATATCCAATGTCTTGTATTAACTTGA
- the LOC101252723 gene encoding protein RBL isoform X2 yields MMDAPIIDPLQGVFPEIIEEYLESGIMKCIAFNRRGTLLAAGCADGTCIIWDFGTRGIAREFKDDDSVASITSVCWSKYGHRILVSAADKSLSLWDVVRGEKITRITLQQTPLQARLYPRSTTPSICLVCPLSSAPMIVDLETGSVTVLPVLPAEGGNGVAPPSKNKFSDGSAPFTPTSACFNKYGDLVYVGNSKGEILIVDYRSVQVRGIVLVPGNAVIKNIVFSRNGQYLLINSTDRTIRIYENLLPVKNALAGLDEATKDLNDLEGVEKLKAVGALCLTLFREFQDSVTRVHWKAPCFSGDGEWVVGGSANKGEHKIYIWDRAGHLVKILEGPKEAIVDLAWHPVNPVVVSVSLSGLVYIWAKDFTENWSAFAPDFKELEENEEYVEREDEFDLNPEIEKVKGSDVNEDEDVDIDGLENDSAFSDSDLSEDEICFLPADPIPDAPEQQDKCVGSSSKLGESGSPFSEEAGQNGPANHESSPFEGEDTGTTGLKRRRKPSEKVLEQQAEKVKKPPQKTKPSG; encoded by the exons CTGGATGTGCTGATGGAACTTGCATTATCTGGGATTTTGGGACCAGAGGCATTGCAAGAGAATTCAAGGACGATGACTCTGTTGCCTCTATTACGAGTGTTTGTTGGTCAAAGTATGGTCATCGCATACTTGTCTCCGCTGCTGATAAGTCCTTGTCACTCTGGGATGTTGTCAGAGGAGAGAAGATTACTCGGATCACTCTACAGCAAACCCCTTTACAAGCTCGCCTATATCCTAGGTCCACTACTCCATCTATTTGCTTGGTGTGCCCCCTTTCATCTGCTCCTATGATTGTTGACTTGGAGACAGGAAGTGTGACTGTGCTCCCTGTCTTGCCTGCTGAAGGAGGGAATGGGGTTGCTCCtccttcaaaaaataaattttcagatGGATCTGCCCCATTTACTCCTACTTCTGCTTGCTTTAACAAGTATGGAGATCTGGTGTATGTGGGGAACTCCAAAGGGGAAATACTAATAGTTGACTACAGAAGTGTTCAAGTGCGTGGTATCGTTCTTGTTCCAGGCAATGCTGTTATAAAGAATATCGTGTTTAGCAGAAATGGACAGTATCTCTTAATAAATTCAACTGATCGTACAATAAGGATTTATGAGAACCTTCTTCCGGTAAAAAATGCTCTTGCGGGTCTAGATGAAGCAACCAAAGACCTGAATGATCTGGAAGGGGTCGAGAAGCTGAAAGCTGTTGGAGCGCTATGTTTAACTTTGTTTCGGGAGTTTCAGGATTCTGTCACCCGAGTGCACTGGAAAGCTCCGTGTTTTAGTGGTGATGGTGAGTGGGTTGTTGGTGGTTCTGCTAACAAAGGGGAGCACAAGATCTATATTTGGGATCGGGCTGGTCATCTTGTGAAAATTCTAGAAGGACCAAAGGAAGCGATAGTGGATCTAGCTTGGCATCCTGTCAACCCTGTTGTAGTCTCTGTTTCTCTGTCTGGGTTAGTCTATATATGGGCGAAGGACTTCACCGAGAATTGGAGTGCATTTGCTCCCGATTTCAAGGAACTTGAAGAAAATGAGGAGTATGTTGAAAGGGAAGATGAATTTGATCTCAATCCTGAAATTGAGAAG GTTAAAGGGTCTGATGTCAACGAGGATGAAGATGTTGATATAGATGGTCTGGAGAATGATTCAGCTTTCAGTGATTCAGATTTGTCGGAAGATGAAATTTGCTTTCTGCCTGCTGATCCAATTCCTGATGCTCCAGAGCAACAGGACAAGTGTGTTGGTAGTAGTTCAAAGCTAGGTGAGAGTGGGTCTCCTTTTTCAGAAGAGGCTGGACAAAATGGGCCAGCGAATCATGAGTCCAGTCCATTTGAAGGCG AGGACACAGGCACGACAGGCttgaaaaggagaagaaaaccTTCAGAGAAAGTATTGGAACAGCAAGCTGAGAAGGTTAAGAAACCCCCACAGAAGACGAAGCCATCTG GCTAA
- the LOC101253937 gene encoding vacuolar protein sorting-associated protein 9A yields the protein MENSDVLGSSTAPLTWHDFLQRMRDPSAAEFVKSIKSFIVSFLNNVPDAERDSAAVQEFLGNMETAFRAHSLWAGCSEEELESAGEGLEKYVMTKLFTRTFASLPEDVKVDEQLHEKIALIQQFVRPENLDIKPTFQNESSWLLAQKELQKINMYRAPRDKLVCILNCCKVINNILTSVSAKDNPPGADDFLPVLIYVTIKANPPQLHSNLLYIQRFRRQTRLVSEAAYFFTNILSAESFISNIDARALSMDETEFETNMESARALLSGLSADNNVLDQSDQNAGPVPGADTSDAKQSFRSNRPPHPATQPNLSVASTETNIKNEDQYSKSQSSMEKIPSLSDLEHRGASMLIKEDSISQVFQSFPYLYSQAGDLTVGDIEELLTNYKRLVIKYICLAKGSGIDNPSPPLPNNEEQTLPPEFEFNTESEAASAGEPIDETQKDEPIDETLKDRVEDSSVLPKSLESDELKLKENEQLSSKGEEGS from the exons ATGGAGAACAGCGACGTCTTAGGATCGTCTACTGCACCATTGACGTGGCATGATTTCCTTCAGCGAATGCGTGATCCAAGCGCTGCCGAGTTCGTCAAATCCATCAAAAG TTTTATTGTATCATTTTTGAACAATGTTCCAGACGCAGAGAGGGATAGTGCAGCCGTGCAGGAATTCCTTGGAAATATGGAAACAGCATTTAGAGCTCATTCACTTTGGGCTGGATGTTCTGAGGAGGAGTTGGAGAGCGCTGGTGAA GGACTTGAGAAGTATGTCATGACGAAGCTATTTACACGTACATTTGCTTCACTTCCTGAAGATGTGAAAGTCGATGAACAGCTTCATGAGAAAATTGCTTTGATTCAACAATTTGTTAGGCCTGAGAATTTGGATATCAAGCCAACATTTCAAAATGAATCGTCATGGTTG CTTGCACAGAAGGAGctacaaaagataaatatgtaCAGGGCACCAAGAGACAAACTTGTGTGTATTCTTAATTGTTGCAAGGTTATCAATAATATCCTGACTTCTGTTTCAGCAAAGGATAACCCTCCAGGAGCCGATGATTTTCTTCCCGTTCTCATATATGTCACCATAAAG GCTAACCCCCCTCAGCTGCACTCAAATCTGCTGTATATACAAAGGTTTAGGCGGCAAACACGCCTGGTTTCTGAAGCGGCATACTTCTTCACAAACATTCTTTCTGCAgaatctttcatttcaaatattgATGCACGAGCTCTTTCTATGGATGAGACCGAGTTTGAAACAAATATGGAGTCTGCTCGAGCACTTCTTTCTGGTCTTTCAGCCGACAACAATGTACTGGACCAGAGTGATCAGAACGCTGGACCTGTTCCTGGTGCAGACACTTCTGATGCCAAACAAAGTTTTAGGTCAAATAGGCCTCCACACCCTGCTACGCAGCCAAATCTCTCAGTTGCATCAACAGAAACAAACATTAAGAACGAGGATCAGTATTCTAAAAGTCAGTCATCAATGGAAAAGATCCCGTCACTGTCGGACTTAGAACACAGAGGGGCTAGTATGCTTATCAAGGAGGATAGCATCAGCCAAGTGTTCCAAAGTTTCCCCTACCTATATTCCCAGGCTGGTGATCTAACAGTGGGTGATATCGAAGAACTGCTAACCAATTACAAGCGCCTAGTTATCAAGTATATTTGCCTTGCTAAAGGATCAGGCATTGACAATCCATCTCCTCCATTGCCCAACAATGAAGAACAAACTCTGCCCCCTGAGTTTGAATTCAACACCGAATCTGAAGCTGCCTCAGCAGGAGAGCCAATTGATGAGACACAGAAAGACGAGCCAATCGATGAGACACTGAAAGACAGGGTCGAGGATTCTTCAGTACTTCCAAAGTCTCTCGAGTCTGATGAATTAAAGTTAAAGGAAAATGAACAACTTTCAAGTAAGGGTGAAGAAGGGAGTTAA
- the LOC138340457 gene encoding uncharacterized protein yields the protein MATGPNRASPPVYEDFRPVSEWHQEAGAEILLIFLPGFMKESIRVSIEGKNTVRAGGELFIGSNTWCRFQEDFQAPDDCNIKRIDVKFEDGILTITVPRKRPRQLLDEQTEQFPHRIPHKDDNIPPTNNHSTDENPRKLPSLQPTTQHAHKDQDSTRNETLGSAESSNTQKGDKFPPRTTYPTTEAAPRKPTPVKPATQQPKHQHAHKDQDSTRNETSGSAESSNTQKGDKFPPRTTYPTTEAAPRKPTPVKPTAQQPKPQHAHKDQDSTRNETSRSAESSNTQKGDNVPSRTTYATTEAAPRKQTPVKPTAQLPKPQHTHKDQDSSRNETSRSAESSNTQKGDNVPSRTTYATTEAAPRKPTPVKPTTQQPKHQHAHKDQDSTRNETSGSAESSNTQKGDNVPPRTTDPTTEAAPRKPTPVKPTAQLPKPQHAHKDQDSGVKENKSFDDQLINVELSKTQKSDEDIDYPALRTTPLDKTSGEREKPKDEKKFFEGLVESIESKNQKSNEENLDHNITQFTESGKQVEMKESHDAGGKIISEKSEELREEFQEKVEQKRSNGSTKKGWADCFWKCFSWFTCEVVYQISANELAYL from the exons ATGGCAACGGGACCCAATCGAGCGTCGCCGCCTGTTTATGAAGATTTTAGGCCTGTTTCTGAATGGCATCAAGAGGCAGGAGCTGAAAtattacttatttttcttcctg GTTTCATGAAGGAGAGCATTAGAGTAAGTATTGAAGGGAAGAACACAGTGAGAGCAGGTGGAGAACTTTTTATAGGAAGCAACACATGGTGTCGCTTCCAAGAAGATTTTCAAGCACCTGATGATTGTAACATCAAAAGGATCGATGTCAAATTTGAGGATGGAATACTCACTATCACTGTGCCACGAAAAAGGCCCAGGCAATTATTAGATGAACAAACAGAACAATTTCCTCACAGAATCCCTCACAAGGATGATAATATTCCTCCCACGAATAATCATTCAACTGATGAAAACCCAAGAAAACTACCTTCTTTACAACCCACAACTCAACATGCTCACAAAGATCAAGATTCTACAAGAAATGAGACATTGGGGAGTGCTGAATCATCAAACACTCAAAAAGGTGATAAGTTTCCTCCCAGAACAACTTATCCAACTACTGAAGCCGCCCCAAGAAAACCAACCCCTGTAAAACCCGCAACTCAACAGCCAAAACATCAACATGCTCACAAAGATCAAGATTCTACAAGAAATGAGACATCGGGGAGTGCTGAATCATCAAACACTCAAAAAGGTGATAAGTTTCCTCCCAGAACAACTTATCCAACTACTGAAGCCGCCCCAAGAAAACCAACCCCTGTAAAACCCACAGCTCAACAGCCAAAACCTCAACATGCTCACAAAGATCAGGATTCTACAAGAAATGAGACATCGAGGAGTGCTGAATCATCAAATACTCAAAAGGGTGATAATGTTCCTTCCAGAACAACTTATGCAACTACTGAAGCCGCCCCAAGAAAACAAACCCCTGTAAAACCCACAGCTCAACTGCCAAAACCTCAACATACTCACAAAGatcaagattcttcaagaaatgaGACATCGAGGAGTGCTGAATCATCAAATACTCAAAAGGGTGATAATGTTCCTTCCAGAACAACTTATGCAACTACTGAAGCCGCCCCAAGAAAACCAACCCCTGTAAAACCCACAACTCAACAGCCAAAACATCAACATGCTCACAAAGATCAAGATTCTACAAGAAATGAGACATCGGGGAGTGCTGAATCATCAAACACTCAAAAAGGTGATAATGTTCCTCCCAGAACAACTGATCCAACTACTGAAGCTGCCCCAAGAAAACCAACCCCTGTAAAACCCACAGCTCAATTGCCAAAACCTCAACATGCTCACAAAGATCAAGATTCTGGAGTGAAGGAAAATAAATCATTTGACGACCAATTGATTAATGTGGAATTATCAAAGACTCAAAAGAGTGATGAGGATATAGATTATCCAGCTCTTAGAACAACCCCATTAGATAAAACTAGTGGTGAGAGGGAAAAACCAAAAGATGAGAAGAAATTCTTCGAAGGTCTAGTAGAAAGTATTGAGTCAAAGAATCaaaagagtaatgaagaaaacTTGGATCATAACATAACACAGTTTACAGAAAGTGGCAAGCAAGTTGAAATGAAGGAGAGCCATGATGCAGGTGGAAAGATTATTTCTGAAAAGAGTGAAGAGTTAAGAGAAGAGTTTCAAGAAAAGGTTGAGCAGAAAAGATCAAATGGAAGTACAAAAAAAGGTTGGGCAGACTGTTTTTGGAAATGTTTTTCATGGTTCACTTGTGAAGTAGTATATCAGATCAGTGCAAATGAGCTAGCTTACCTTTAG